From one Catenuloplanes nepalensis genomic stretch:
- a CDS encoding carbohydrate ABC transporter permease: protein MIGDNLLAYAFMAGGLACFALFSWYPLVRGVILSFQQVNFVTDPYWVGTENYTALFEDPLFWTAWKNTLVFSGFALVFGYLVPLFLAILLNELRHLRGFFRVAVYLPVMLPPIVVVLLWRYFYDPGNGLFNTILDAAGLPTSQWTQGSGTALFSLVLVSTWANLGGATLMYLAGLQGIPGELYEAAELDGASVWQRLRHVTIPQLRFLMLVLLLLQIIATMQVFIEPYQLTGTTNPDTITVMVLIYRYAFTVNNDFGLAAAMSVTLFAVLAAFSAVYLRLTRSQES from the coding sequence GTGATCGGCGACAATCTGCTGGCTTACGCGTTCATGGCCGGTGGGCTCGCGTGTTTCGCGCTGTTCTCCTGGTACCCGTTGGTTCGCGGCGTCATTTTGAGCTTCCAGCAGGTCAACTTCGTGACCGATCCCTACTGGGTCGGGACGGAGAACTACACCGCGCTGTTCGAGGACCCGCTGTTCTGGACCGCGTGGAAGAACACGCTCGTCTTCTCCGGTTTCGCGCTGGTCTTCGGTTATCTGGTGCCGCTGTTCCTGGCGATCCTGCTGAACGAGCTGCGGCACCTGAGGGGATTCTTCCGGGTCGCGGTCTACCTGCCGGTGATGCTGCCGCCGATCGTGGTCGTGCTGCTCTGGCGCTATTTCTACGACCCGGGCAACGGGCTGTTCAACACGATCCTCGACGCGGCCGGGCTGCCCACCTCGCAGTGGACCCAGGGTTCCGGCACCGCGCTGTTCTCCCTGGTCCTGGTCTCGACGTGGGCCAACCTGGGCGGTGCCACGCTGATGTACCTCGCGGGTCTGCAGGGCATTCCGGGCGAGCTCTACGAGGCGGCGGAGCTGGACGGCGCATCGGTCTGGCAGCGGCTCCGGCACGTCACCATCCCGCAGCTGCGCTTCCTGATGCTGGTCCTGCTGCTGTTGCAGATCATCGCGACCATGCAGGTCTTCATCGAGCCCTATCAGCTGACCGGCACCACGAATCCGGACACCATCACGGTGATGGTGCTGATCTACCGGTACGCGTTCACGGTGAACAACGACTTCGGCCTGGCCGCCGCGATGAGCGTGACGCTCTTCGCGGTGCTCGCCGCGTTCTCCGCCGTCTACCTGCGGCTCACCCGAAGCCAGGAGTCCTGA
- a CDS encoding glycoside hydrolase family 13 protein translates to MSTWWRDAVIYQVYPRSFADGNGDGIGDLAGVRAHLDHLVDLGVDAIWFSPWYPSPQADAGYDVADYRNIEPIFGTLAEAEALIAEAHAHGLKIIIDIVPNHVSSAHPWFQAALASPDAPERELFWFRSGADRPTDWEGEFGGPTWTRTPDGAWYLHLFDKAQPDLNWNHPRVREEHLDILRFWLERGVDGFRVDSAALLVKDPSLPPVSPDAPHPFHDLDGVHEIYRSWRRLIDSYGGDRTLIGEVWLPSPERFARYLRPDEMHSAFNLEFLCSPWDATRLREIIDETIRVHEPLGAVATWVLSNHDVTRPVTRYGRSETGFSFAAKREGIPTDLRLGTVRARAAALLSLALPGAAYVYQGEELGLEEVEDIPPALRQDPMWHRSGHRDPGRDGCRVPLPWSDSEPPFGFGTGTPWLPQPRAWKDRTVAVQRADPASMLSLYRAALRLRRGLSGGLAWIDAAPDVLAFRRSSFACVANLSAVPVPVPFDGDVLLASGPLEDGLLPPDTTLWIAL, encoded by the coding sequence GTGAGCACATGGTGGCGTGACGCGGTGATCTATCAGGTCTACCCGCGAAGCTTCGCGGACGGCAACGGGGACGGCATCGGTGACCTGGCGGGCGTGCGCGCGCACCTCGACCACCTCGTCGACCTGGGCGTGGACGCGATCTGGTTCAGCCCGTGGTACCCGTCGCCGCAGGCCGACGCCGGCTACGACGTCGCCGACTACCGGAACATCGAGCCGATCTTCGGCACGCTGGCGGAGGCGGAGGCGCTGATCGCGGAGGCGCACGCGCACGGGTTGAAGATCATCATCGACATCGTGCCGAACCACGTGTCGTCCGCGCATCCGTGGTTCCAGGCCGCGCTGGCCTCCCCGGACGCGCCGGAGCGTGAGCTGTTCTGGTTCCGGTCCGGCGCCGACCGCCCGACCGACTGGGAGGGGGAGTTCGGCGGGCCGACGTGGACGCGAACCCCGGACGGTGCCTGGTACCTGCACCTGTTCGACAAGGCGCAGCCGGACCTCAACTGGAACCATCCGCGGGTACGCGAGGAGCATCTCGACATCCTGCGGTTCTGGCTGGAGCGCGGCGTGGACGGCTTCCGGGTGGACTCGGCCGCGCTGCTGGTCAAGGACCCGTCGCTGCCGCCGGTGTCGCCGGACGCGCCGCATCCCTTCCACGACCTCGACGGGGTGCACGAGATCTATCGCTCGTGGCGCCGGCTCATCGATTCCTACGGCGGGGACCGGACGTTGATCGGCGAGGTGTGGCTCCCTTCGCCGGAGCGATTCGCCCGGTATCTGCGGCCGGACGAGATGCACTCCGCCTTCAACCTGGAGTTCCTCTGCAGCCCGTGGGACGCGACTCGGCTGCGGGAGATCATCGACGAGACGATCCGCGTGCACGAGCCGCTCGGCGCGGTCGCCACCTGGGTGCTCTCCAATCACGACGTGACCCGGCCGGTCACCCGCTACGGCCGCTCCGAGACCGGTTTCAGCTTCGCGGCCAAGCGCGAGGGCATCCCCACCGACCTGCGCCTCGGCACGGTCCGGGCGCGGGCGGCCGCGCTGCTCAGCCTCGCGCTGCCCGGTGCGGCCTACGTCTACCAGGGTGAGGAACTGGGGCTGGAGGAGGTCGAGGACATCCCGCCGGCGCTGCGCCAGGACCCGATGTGGCACCGCTCCGGGCACCGAGACCCGGGCCGGGACGGATGCCGGGTGCCGCTGCCGTGGTCGGACTCGGAGCCGCCGTTCGGGTTCGGCACCGGCACGCCGTGGCTGCCACAGCCGCGCGCGTGGAAGGACCGGACCGTGGCGGTGCAGCGCGCGGATCCGGCGTCGATGCTGTCGCTCTACCGCGCGGCGTTGCGCCTGCGGCGCGGGCTCTCCGGAGGGCTGGCTTGGATCGATGCGGCCCCGGACGTGCTGGCGTTCCGCCGTTCCTCGTTCGCCTGCGTCGCAAACCTGTCCGCGGTGCCGGTGCCGGTGCCGTTCGACGGGGACGTGCTGCTGGCCAGCGGGCCGCTGGAGGACGGGCTGCTGCCCCCGGACACCACGCTCTGGATCGCTCTTTAG
- a CDS encoding carbohydrate ABC transporter permease, which translates to MRTLISETEIRRHRALYFSVLGAVTIAFTLAFLFPVYWMVTGALKSPVELAQPVPTFIPESVHPESYADAWNRMEIARYFGNTVFYAFGGWLFILVLDVAVAYALSKLRPVLGNVILGGMLASLMLPASALLIPAYLTVTDVPLLGVNLLNTPWALWLPAVANAFNIYVLKRFFDQIPNDLLDAAAIDGAGRLRVLWSVVLPLSRPVLGVVSIFAIIGIWKDFLWPLLVLPEPAAQTLSVALSRLSLTSQVPLNMMLAGLVIASIPMIVIFLIFQRSIIGGLSAGAMKG; encoded by the coding sequence ATGCGCACGCTGATCTCGGAGACGGAGATCCGCCGGCATCGCGCGCTCTATTTCTCGGTGCTCGGCGCGGTGACGATCGCGTTCACGCTCGCATTTCTCTTCCCGGTCTACTGGATGGTGACCGGCGCGCTGAAATCGCCGGTCGAGCTGGCCCAGCCGGTGCCCACGTTCATCCCGGAGAGTGTGCACCCGGAGTCCTACGCGGACGCGTGGAACCGGATGGAGATCGCCCGCTACTTCGGCAACACCGTGTTCTACGCGTTCGGCGGGTGGCTGTTCATCCTGGTCCTGGACGTGGCGGTGGCCTACGCGCTGTCCAAGCTGCGGCCGGTGCTGGGCAACGTGATCCTCGGGGGGATGCTGGCCAGCCTGATGCTGCCCGCGTCCGCGCTGCTCATCCCGGCCTACCTGACCGTCACGGACGTGCCGCTGCTCGGCGTGAACCTGCTGAACACGCCGTGGGCGCTGTGGCTGCCCGCGGTTGCGAACGCGTTCAACATCTACGTGCTGAAGCGGTTCTTCGACCAGATCCCGAACGACCTGCTCGACGCGGCCGCGATCGACGGCGCCGGGAGGCTGCGCGTGCTGTGGTCGGTGGTGCTGCCGCTGTCCCGGCCGGTGCTCGGCGTGGTCTCCATCTTCGCGATCATCGGCATCTGGAAGGACTTCCTCTGGCCGCTGCTGGTGCTGCCGGAGCCGGCCGCGCAGACGCTCAGCGTGGCGCTGTCCCGGCTGTCGCTGACCAGCCAGGTGCCGCTGAACATGATGCTCGCGGGCCTGGTCATCGCCAGCATCCCGATGATCGTCATCTTCCTGATCTTCCAGCGCAGCATCATCGGGGGCCTCTCGGCCGGGGCAATGAAGGGTTGA
- a CDS encoding VOC family protein, translated as MAYDFQVAIDSADPHAQADWWAETLGWTVEPQDAAFIKSMIDQGYATEAETTTHNGALVWASGAAIRHPESDRRVLFQTAPESKTVKNRVHLDVRVGDEKREAEVERLTARGATQLWRGQQGPHSWVTMADPEGNEFCVA; from the coding sequence ATGGCATACGACTTCCAGGTGGCGATCGACAGCGCGGACCCGCACGCCCAGGCCGACTGGTGGGCGGAGACGCTCGGCTGGACCGTCGAGCCGCAGGACGCGGCGTTCATCAAATCCATGATCGACCAGGGTTACGCGACCGAGGCCGAGACCACGACGCACAACGGCGCGCTGGTCTGGGCCTCGGGCGCGGCCATCCGGCACCCGGAAAGCGACCGGCGCGTGCTGTTCCAGACCGCGCCCGAGTCGAAGACCGTGAAGAACAGGGTGCACCTCGACGTGCGCGTCGGCGACGAGAAGCGCGAGGCCGAGGTCGAGCGGCTCACCGCGCGCGGCGCCACCCAACTCTGGCGAGGGCAGCAGGGACCGCACTCGTGGGTCACCATGGCCGACCCGGAGGGCAACGAGTTCTGCGTGGCTTGA
- a CDS encoding LacI family DNA-binding transcriptional regulator yields MTRRLTEVAKKAGVSEATVSRVLNGREGVSEATRTAVLTALDVLGYERPTKLRGERARLVGLVLPELQNPIFPALAEAVTGALVQRGFSPVLCARTIGGVSEVEFLDMLLEHQVSGIIFAGGNYAMADASHEHYRKLTDRGLPAVLVNAGVDGLGFPLVSTDDAEAVEQGLAHLISLGHTRIGALLGPADHVPSRRKLAAAEAAVAAQGGRVGLTVERSGFSTEGGRAAAAKLCKQGVTGILCASDVLALGAVRAVRRLGLRVPQDVSVVGFDDSALMNSVDPPLTTVRQPIEAMGQSAVELLVQQIDGAEIPADELLFEPELVVRGSTAPAPRG; encoded by the coding sequence GTGACGAGACGACTGACCGAGGTGGCGAAGAAGGCCGGCGTCAGCGAGGCCACCGTCAGCCGGGTGCTGAACGGGCGGGAGGGCGTCTCCGAGGCGACCCGCACCGCGGTGCTGACCGCGCTCGACGTGCTCGGTTACGAGCGGCCGACGAAGCTGCGCGGCGAGCGCGCCCGGCTGGTCGGCCTGGTCCTGCCCGAGCTGCAGAACCCGATATTCCCGGCGCTGGCCGAGGCGGTGACCGGCGCGCTGGTGCAGCGCGGCTTCTCGCCGGTGCTGTGCGCGCGGACGATCGGCGGTGTCTCCGAGGTCGAGTTCCTGGACATGCTGCTGGAGCACCAGGTCTCCGGCATCATCTTCGCCGGCGGCAACTACGCGATGGCGGACGCGTCGCACGAGCACTACAGGAAGCTGACCGACCGCGGGCTTCCGGCCGTGCTGGTCAACGCGGGTGTCGACGGCCTGGGCTTCCCGCTGGTGTCCACGGACGACGCGGAGGCGGTGGAGCAGGGCCTCGCACATCTGATCTCGCTCGGGCACACCCGGATCGGCGCGCTGCTCGGCCCGGCCGACCACGTGCCGTCCCGGCGGAAGCTGGCCGCGGCCGAGGCCGCGGTGGCCGCGCAGGGCGGCCGGGTCGGGCTGACCGTGGAGCGGTCCGGGTTCTCCACCGAGGGCGGGCGGGCCGCCGCGGCGAAGCTGTGCAAGCAGGGCGTCACCGGCATTCTGTGCGCGAGCGACGTGCTGGCGCTGGGTGCGGTCCGCGCGGTGCGCCGGCTGGGGCTTCGAGTGCCGCAGGACGTGTCCGTGGTCGGGTTCGACGACTCCGCGCTGATGAACAGCGTGGATCCGCCGCTGACCACGGTGCGCCAGCCGATCGAGGCGATGGGGCAGTCCGCGGTGGAGCTGCTGGTGCAGCAGATCGACGGCGCGGAGATCCCGGCGGACGAGTTGCTCTTCGAGCCGGAGCTGGTGGTTCGCGGCTCGACCGCTCCGGCGCCCCGCGGCTAG
- a CDS encoding serine hydrolase domain-containing protein, whose product MIPLNGSVSPAFEPLRSAFAALFASGAETGAALTVIHDGAEVVSLCGGWRDSSSTVPWTPDTLAGVYSVGKPVAALCVLLLVARGRLSLDDPVARHWPEFSTPAATIRQLLDHTAGTVAFPPDLPSTAFADWDLLASSLAATPPAWEPGTVAGEFALTYGHALGELVRRVDGRTLGTFLREEIAVPWDLDLAFGLSPSQIDRCADLVPAWPADPLGSPGTWKHRALSSPAGATSASVINGPLWRATEIPAVNLHSTATALARLYTALPAILPPWLVTELTTASYTGPDLVLNRDVTWTLGMQLEPDGSYGMGGIGGSCAFTDPTRNYTFAYVTHHLTDSQRVDHLVDTLNESLEGR is encoded by the coding sequence GTGATCCCGTTGAACGGCAGCGTTTCGCCCGCGTTCGAGCCGCTACGCAGCGCCTTCGCCGCGCTGTTCGCCTCCGGCGCGGAGACCGGCGCCGCGCTCACCGTGATCCACGACGGTGCCGAGGTGGTCTCGCTGTGCGGCGGGTGGCGAGACTCGTCATCGACGGTGCCGTGGACGCCGGACACACTGGCCGGCGTCTACTCCGTGGGGAAACCGGTGGCCGCGCTGTGCGTGCTGCTGCTGGTGGCGCGGGGCCGGCTGAGCCTGGACGACCCGGTGGCCCGGCACTGGCCCGAGTTCAGCACGCCGGCGGCCACGATCCGGCAGCTGCTCGACCACACGGCCGGCACGGTCGCGTTCCCGCCGGATCTGCCCTCGACCGCGTTCGCCGACTGGGACCTGCTCGCATCGTCACTGGCGGCCACGCCGCCGGCCTGGGAGCCCGGGACGGTGGCGGGCGAATTCGCCCTCACCTACGGCCACGCGCTCGGCGAGCTGGTGCGGCGGGTCGACGGCCGCACGCTCGGCACGTTCCTGCGGGAGGAGATCGCCGTACCGTGGGATCTGGATCTCGCCTTCGGCCTGTCGCCGTCCCAGATCGACCGCTGCGCCGACCTCGTCCCGGCCTGGCCGGCCGACCCGCTGGGGTCGCCGGGCACCTGGAAGCACCGCGCGCTCTCCTCCCCCGCCGGCGCGACGTCCGCCTCGGTCATCAACGGCCCGCTGTGGCGCGCCACGGAGATCCCGGCCGTCAACCTGCACAGCACCGCGACCGCGCTGGCCCGGCTCTACACCGCGCTCCCCGCGATCCTCCCGCCGTGGCTGGTGACCGAACTGACGACCGCTTCCTACACCGGCCCCGACCTGGTCCTGAACCGCGACGTCACCTGGACCCTCGGCATGCAGCTGGAGCCGGACGGCAGCTACGGCATGGGCGGTATCGGCGGCAGCTGCGCCTTCACCGACCCCACCCGCAACTACACCTTCGCCTACGTCACCCACCACCTCACCGACTCCCAGCGCGTCGACCACCTGGTCGACACCCTCAACGAATCCCTTGAAGGGCGATAA
- a CDS encoding ABC transporter substrate-binding protein has translation MGTHRTRTTLGLLLTVGLAFGTAACGAGDDETKEGGKVTLVINGLPPATEAATHQRFLDNVAEFERLNPDIDLDPREGKMDPQTFAAKLAGGQLEDVFYVYFTDPASLIAKRQVADISDHLADFPITSQVKPEVLRVFQDDRGGTYGLPYKNYSMGLLYNRELFTKAGLDPENPPRTWAEVREAAKKITALGDGHVGYGDYSKSNTGGWHFTTEIYSLGGEVAVNEGGTWKAAFNGPQGRQVLQQLKDMRWTDDSMGERQLLEWADLLQMMGSGKLGMYVATADNIPTIVNQYKGKYETYGLGPIPGGAGTLGGGEGYMFNAKASPAKIRAGLKWLTFWFTSAERFEAENKWAAENENPVGLPEPAIFTGAAAQLQETADAKYANVPQQNYAPFKAAMPGIPVKLEPPNAQQIYAVLDVAMQKVLTDRDANVDALLADAETQVNQILASVK, from the coding sequence ATGGGCACACATCGGACGCGGACGACTCTCGGGCTCCTGCTGACCGTCGGACTGGCGTTCGGGACCGCGGCGTGCGGTGCCGGCGACGACGAGACCAAGGAGGGCGGCAAGGTCACCCTGGTGATCAACGGCCTGCCGCCGGCCACCGAGGCCGCCACCCACCAGCGCTTCCTCGACAACGTGGCCGAGTTCGAGAGACTCAATCCCGACATCGACCTCGATCCCCGCGAGGGGAAGATGGACCCGCAGACGTTCGCGGCGAAGCTGGCCGGTGGCCAGCTGGAGGACGTCTTCTACGTCTACTTCACGGACCCGGCCAGCCTGATCGCCAAGCGGCAGGTGGCGGACATCAGCGACCACCTCGCCGACTTCCCGATCACCTCGCAGGTCAAGCCGGAGGTGCTGCGCGTCTTCCAGGACGACAGGGGCGGCACCTACGGGCTGCCCTACAAGAACTACTCGATGGGCCTGCTCTACAACCGCGAGCTGTTCACCAAGGCCGGGCTCGATCCGGAGAACCCGCCGCGGACCTGGGCCGAGGTGCGCGAGGCGGCCAAGAAGATCACCGCGCTCGGCGACGGGCACGTGGGTTACGGCGACTACTCCAAGAGCAACACCGGCGGCTGGCACTTCACCACGGAGATCTACTCGCTCGGCGGTGAGGTCGCGGTCAACGAGGGCGGCACGTGGAAGGCCGCGTTCAACGGCCCGCAGGGCAGGCAGGTCCTGCAGCAGCTCAAGGACATGCGCTGGACCGACGACTCGATGGGCGAGCGGCAGCTGCTGGAGTGGGCCGACCTGCTGCAGATGATGGGCTCCGGCAAGCTCGGGATGTACGTGGCGACCGCGGACAACATCCCGACCATCGTGAATCAGTACAAGGGGAAGTACGAGACGTACGGGCTCGGCCCGATCCCCGGCGGCGCGGGCACGCTCGGCGGCGGCGAGGGCTACATGTTCAACGCCAAGGCCTCGCCCGCGAAGATCAGGGCCGGGCTGAAGTGGCTGACGTTCTGGTTCACCAGCGCGGAGCGGTTCGAGGCGGAGAACAAGTGGGCCGCCGAGAACGAGAACCCGGTCGGCCTGCCCGAGCCGGCGATCTTCACCGGTGCGGCCGCGCAGTTGCAGGAGACCGCGGACGCGAAGTACGCGAACGTGCCGCAGCAGAACTACGCGCCGTTCAAGGCCGCGATGCCGGGCATTCCGGTGAAGCTGGAGCCGCCGAACGCGCAGCAGATCTACGCGGTGCTGGACGTGGCGATGCAGAAGGTGCTCACCGACCGCGACGCGAACGTGGACGCGCTCCTCGCGGACGCGGAGACGCAGGTCAACCAGATCCTGGCCTCGGTCAAGTGA
- a CDS encoding MerR family DNA-binding transcriptional regulator: MRTIGEMARASGLTISALRFYDGAGVLSPAFVDPHNGYRRYAAGQVPAARLVAGLRRVGMPLPQIIAMLGRRDDRPAMHALLDAHLRRLEDGLTDARRELSRIHRMIDDDLDLVEDLMTELTVPAGGLHAALAAVRYAAGSEPALPTLRGVFIELLDGALRLVTTDRYRMAIADVPLTDLTGPDVGVVAPLPLVDALVPLLAVGGPVRLSLSPDAISIAAGGHELTGVPVAAEFPDYRRALAATAGEPLRVSVDAAALREAASQAPTVVREDAHVMVLTVGADGTVEAGAPDRPHQVAVNREFLLAALDAGGTGQLVLELDGPIMPLALRGPDSFAVLMPVRL; the protein is encoded by the coding sequence CTGCGCACGATCGGCGAGATGGCGCGGGCCAGCGGGCTGACCATCAGCGCGCTGCGCTTCTACGACGGCGCCGGCGTGCTCAGCCCTGCGTTCGTCGACCCGCACAACGGCTACCGGAGGTACGCGGCCGGTCAGGTTCCGGCCGCGCGCCTGGTCGCCGGCCTGCGCCGGGTCGGCATGCCGCTGCCGCAGATCATCGCGATGCTGGGCCGGCGCGACGACCGGCCCGCCATGCACGCGCTCCTCGACGCGCACCTGCGGCGCCTCGAGGACGGTCTGACGGACGCGCGGCGGGAGCTCTCCCGGATTCACCGAATGATCGACGACGATCTGGATCTCGTGGAGGACCTGATGACCGAACTGACCGTGCCAGCCGGTGGGCTGCACGCCGCGCTCGCGGCCGTCCGCTACGCCGCCGGGAGCGAGCCGGCACTGCCGACGCTGCGCGGCGTCTTCATCGAGCTGCTGGACGGCGCGCTGCGGCTGGTCACCACCGACCGGTACCGGATGGCGATCGCGGACGTGCCGCTCACCGACCTCACCGGCCCGGACGTCGGCGTGGTCGCGCCGCTGCCGCTGGTCGACGCGCTGGTGCCGCTGCTCGCCGTGGGCGGCCCGGTCCGGCTGTCGCTGTCACCGGACGCGATCTCGATCGCCGCGGGCGGGCACGAGCTGACCGGGGTACCGGTCGCCGCCGAGTTCCCGGACTACCGCCGCGCGCTCGCGGCCACGGCGGGGGAGCCGCTGCGGGTGAGCGTGGACGCGGCAGCACTGCGCGAGGCCGCGTCCCAGGCACCGACGGTCGTGCGTGAGGACGCGCACGTCATGGTGCTCACGGTCGGTGCGGACGGCACCGTCGAGGCCGGGGCGCCCGACCGGCCGCACCAGGTCGCGGTCAACCGGGAGTTCCTGCTCGCGGCGCTGGACGCGGGCGGGACGGGACAGCTCGTCCTGGAACTGGACGGGCCGATCATGCCGTTGGCACTGCGCGGACCGGACTCGTTCGCGGTCCTGATGCCGGTGCGCCTGTGA
- a CDS encoding dihydrolipoyl dehydrogenase family protein produces MGQPEQVDVVVVGLGVGGEEAGGRLAAAGLSVVGIESRLVGGECPYYGCIPTKMMIRAGNALVEARRVAQLAGRSTVTADWAPVAKRIREEATDTWNDKVAVDRFTGKGGRFERGTAQIVGPNRVRVGNTEFVAQRGIVVATGTAPVVPPIDGLAGTPFWTNRDAVEVEQLPSSLVILGGGAIGVEFAQVFARFGVQVTLVEGASRVLAAEEPEASEVVATALRADNVDIHTGVRAERVRHDGARFVVGLSDGSEVSAVKLLVALGRKAELGELGLDEAGVDASGRFIEVDDRLRAGENVWAIGDVTGRGGFTHMAMYQADIVVRDILGQGGPGADYRALPRVTFTDPEVGAVGLTEHQARERGLNVRVGVTDVSASSRGFVHGPGNAGVIKVVADVDRGVLVGATSAGVTGGEVLSGLAVAVHGEVPVATLRNMIYAYPTFHRAIHEAVKALD; encoded by the coding sequence ATGGGGCAGCCGGAGCAGGTCGATGTGGTCGTTGTCGGGCTCGGCGTGGGCGGTGAGGAGGCGGGCGGCCGGCTGGCCGCTGCCGGGCTCAGCGTGGTGGGCATCGAGAGCCGGCTGGTGGGTGGTGAGTGCCCGTACTACGGGTGCATTCCGACGAAGATGATGATCCGCGCGGGGAACGCGCTGGTCGAGGCGCGCCGGGTGGCGCAGCTGGCCGGGCGGTCGACCGTGACGGCGGACTGGGCGCCGGTGGCGAAGCGGATCCGCGAGGAGGCGACCGACACCTGGAACGACAAGGTGGCGGTGGACCGGTTCACGGGTAAGGGCGGGCGGTTCGAGCGGGGCACCGCGCAGATCGTCGGGCCGAACCGGGTGCGGGTCGGCAACACCGAGTTCGTGGCGCAGCGCGGCATCGTCGTGGCGACCGGGACCGCGCCGGTGGTGCCGCCGATCGACGGGCTGGCCGGCACTCCGTTCTGGACGAACCGGGACGCGGTCGAGGTCGAGCAGCTGCCGTCGTCGCTGGTGATTCTGGGCGGCGGTGCGATCGGCGTCGAGTTCGCCCAGGTCTTCGCGCGTTTCGGCGTGCAGGTGACGCTGGTGGAGGGCGCGAGCCGGGTGCTGGCGGCCGAGGAGCCGGAGGCCTCCGAGGTGGTGGCGACGGCCCTGCGGGCCGACAACGTCGACATTCACACGGGGGTACGCGCGGAGCGTGTCCGGCACGACGGAGCCCGCTTCGTGGTGGGCCTGTCCGACGGCTCCGAGGTGTCGGCGGTGAAGCTGCTGGTGGCGCTGGGCCGGAAGGCGGAGCTGGGCGAGCTGGGCCTGGACGAGGCGGGCGTGGACGCGTCCGGCCGGTTCATCGAGGTCGACGACCGGCTGCGGGCCGGGGAGAACGTGTGGGCGATCGGCGACGTGACCGGCAGGGGCGGGTTCACGCACATGGCCATGTACCAGGCGGACATCGTGGTGCGGGACATCCTGGGTCAGGGCGGGCCGGGTGCGGACTACCGGGCGCTGCCGCGGGTGACGTTCACGGATCCGGAGGTCGGCGCGGTCGGGCTGACCGAGCACCAGGCGCGGGAGCGCGGGCTGAACGTGCGGGTCGGCGTGACGGACGTGTCCGCGTCGTCGCGCGGCTTCGTTCACGGGCCGGGCAACGCCGGCGTGATCAAGGTGGTGGCGGACGTGGACCGGGGCGTGCTGGTCGGCGCGACGTCCGCGGGCGTGACCGGCGGCGAGGTGCTGAGCGGCCTGGCGGTGGCGGTGCACGGCGAGGTGCCGGTCGCGACGCTGCGAAACATGATCTACGCCTACCCGACGTTCCACCGGGCGATTCACGAGGCCGTCAAGGCGCTCGACTGA